From the Caldicellulosiruptoraceae bacterium PP1 genome, one window contains:
- a CDS encoding DUF1934 domain-containing protein produces the protein MKQDALIKVTGTQEYPLMDYQNKIEFFTEGKYYKKGKTYYITYKESELTGLNGTTTTFKIQNDFVTLIRFGDISSTLVFEPGKRHVSMYSTDEGVITVGVYTKKMQVDLNDNGGIVFVEYSIDFDASQMSNNDFYLEIKKVGAKN, from the coding sequence ATGAAACAGGACGCGTTAATTAAGGTGACAGGTACGCAAGAGTATCCTTTAATGGACTATCAAAATAAGATTGAATTTTTTACAGAAGGTAAATATTATAAAAAAGGAAAGACATATTATATAACGTATAAAGAAAGTGAACTTACAGGACTTAATGGCACAACAACAACATTTAAAATTCAAAATGATTTTGTTACATTGATAAGATTTGGAGATATTAGTTCAACACTTGTTTTTGAACCAGGTAAAAGACATGTTTCAATGTATTCAACCGATGAAGGTGTAATTACAGTAGGTGTTTATACAAAGAAGATGCAAGTTGATTTAAATGATAATGGTGGCATTGTTTTTGTCGAATACTCTATTGACTTTGATGCTAGTCAAATGTCAAATAATGATTTTTATCTTGAGATAAAGAAAGTAGGTGCAAAGAATTGA